From a single Lolium rigidum isolate FL_2022 chromosome 7, APGP_CSIRO_Lrig_0.1, whole genome shotgun sequence genomic region:
- the LOC124669929 gene encoding myosin-10-like — MEAEQAAEVSSGEMTNLKTPDTTPVHDDDKENLVNGDSNPHVKETHGDDDDGTGSDGYELVDVKENFGSAKAVEEETANRSMKDDERTIEAAMSNEETKRLDELSRRIEELESEKDKLVKDMTEAENKQTLQYSSLQEAQKSLTEKDKELAEATQSLSEMGSELEFSKKRIQEIEVELGLSADKLHKLEELKDERSLHAAQEAKRAAELDKMLEKTQLNMKEMEDQISNLQEELKGHQDKAIDHQQVEESLNATVSQFKMVQEALELAKSQVTDLEQKLASQDASISKLTEELSLHCSSEESLKEKSLKLETELAAVNEELQAKLLSLQEMEMKLEEQVKEKETSEATFEKQQVQILNLQSGLDELKDENETLKGTLVDTESKLTERESMLRQAEEEHAKAQLLLSEALSHKEELEVNLKSISEQHGEYKAVSEDANEKILELQAQIQSLHAAEEASKSHLEEASTNVEDAKKKCSDLEQQLSESESKFVTSSEQIKLLEEHVQQQAASSAEKEKQLEEAVNSVETYKEKINELQSSLDSSASKTQLLEQEVKDLTDRYSQHQEQSHSVRERSLELESLLHTSKSDADGAHSRRQELEQELETTQAKFNEVESELEQYRSKVSHLSDDLEAYQTKAASLEAVMEAASEKEKELMDSLIQITEEKKKLEELTAEYEEKLQEHLKEKEGFEERVQTQESKVLDLEELLAKLREEKESGENAIADLNLQLSNKNDMYLELESQLSQAGDDHSKTRSLLSDAHSHKEELELSLKSLNDLHTESKTAAESAMQRTAELETQVQELSAAEESLKLQLAEFESKLASAEKKSADLEQELKDAADERNDFRVKVDELSGEVEAYKEKSASLEALLAEANQKEDELSAKLAQANEEKEQYEELSKKATTAHLEAEKQVQTLQGDLESARSKMEEVENDLQALGVRESSVLEKLKSAEEQLEHSGRALEHTTSKKIDLESLYQSLLEDTETKLQQAGDNLTQKETQCQQLSEKLKLAEEQVASYEAKATASTEEVESMKVELEAFENEIATHETTIEELKTKVSNAESKAEEALAENAAMSGGNQALKEELDAKLAMLQELQEQFNSTHAEKEDVATKLAEHGRTIEQLTEVHSRGLELQSAAESRNAEVEAQMREAHETIERKDSEMKDLNERLTALQSETESLMHVNEALKQEISAKLVLVDELQEKFASLSSDKEAAAEKLAVHEETIKHLTEAHTRSLELHSAAESKNGDTEVKLHEALETIAQREAEVKDLSKKLDALEIELGYYEEQATEAAANEENHKVKFDEAVHKLKNLEAQLAETQNKVELFHAEKENLISANSSLNEELEVHQSKLNELQLALTAALAEKQGSLEETHSLRKTLDGMIQRKEELESQVSSTLEEHEELKGKYQSTLEEKQILNEKYETAKKELDEAIIKLDEQINLEKSEKEFHISKLERQITMSELKYMEEIQTMQVETTEKNEALTTKMQEHANLVQQKDELEQQLLEVRKELDAAYHTIANQEEQASVREIKWDAFKTYSADQLEAQKKHAAELEVQISALKQELQESEIASKHKVAELNKLSQNLSKSAEMEKKVQDLEQKLQLAYSKSEEQAKDAVVSSRSREFSLDSATVQNKQHDRSQAPATVSPAPALQEMREPSGIMAFKFIIGVALLSVIIGVFLGKKY, encoded by the exons ATGGAAGCCGAACAGGCTGCAGAAGTAAGCTCCGGGGAGATGACGAATCTTAAGACGCCTGATACGACTCCG GTACATGATGATGACAAAGAAAATCTAGTAAATGGAGATTCAAATCCACATGTGAAGGAAACACACGGTGACGACGATGATGGAACAGGATCCGATGGTTATGAGCTGGTAGATGTGAAGGAAAACTTTGGTTCAGCAAAAGCGGTGGAGGAAGAAACGGCAAATAGAAGTATGAAAGATGATGAAAGAACTATAGAAGCTGCCATGTCGAATGAAGAAACGAAACGATTGGATGAACTATCAAGGCGTATTGAAGAGCTTGAATCTGAGAAGGACAAATTGGTGAAGGATATGACAGAAGCAGAAAATAAGCAGACACTGCAATACAGTTCTCTACAAGAAGCACAAAAATCTCTCACTGAGAAGGATAAAGAGCTGGCTGAGGCAACACAATCACTGAGCGAGATGGGGTCTGAGCTTGAATTCTCGAAAAAGAGGATTCAAGAAATTGAGGTTGAGTTAGGTTTATCAGCTGATAAGCTCCACAAACTTGAAGAGCTGAAGGATGAAAGAAGCTTGCATGCTGCACAGGAGGCGAAGAGGGCTGCTGAACTTGATAAGATGCTTGAAAAGACTCAGTTGAACATGAAAGAGATGGAAGACCAGATTAGCAATTTACAGGAAGAGTTAAAGGGACATCAAGATAAGGCTATCGACCATCAGCAAGTAGAAGAATCACTGAACGCCACAGTCTCACAATTCAAGATGGTACAAGAGGCACTTGAACTCGCCAAATCACAAGTGACTGATTTGGAGCAGAAGCTTGCTTCTCAGGATGCTAGCATCAGTAAGCTCACTGAAGAGTTGAGTCTCCACTGCTCATCTGAAGAATCTCTGAAGGAGAAGAGTCTTAAACTAGAGACTGAACTTGCTGCCGTGAATGAAGAGTTGCAAGCGAAGCTTCTGAGTTTGCAAGAAATGGAGATGAAACTGGAAGAGCAGGTGAAGGAAAAAGAGACAAGTGAAGCTACATTCGAGAAGCAGCAGGTACAGATTCTCAACCTGCAGTCTGGTCTCGATGAACTAAAGGATGAAAATGAAACTCTCAAAGGGACTCTAGTTGACACTGAATCAAAACTAACAGAAAGAGAGTCCATGTTGCGTCAGGCTGAAGAGGAGCATGCTAAAGCACAATTGCTCCTGTCAGAAGCATTGTCGCATAAAGAAGAATTGGAGGTAAATCTGAAATCTATCAGCGAGCAGCATGGTGAGTACAAAGCTGTTTCTGAAGATGCAAACGAGAAGATTCTCGAGCTTCAAGCACAAATTCAGTCCCTGCATGCAGCTGAAGAGGCTTCGAAATCGCATCTGGAAGAGGCTAGCACAAATGTGGAAGATGCTAAGAAGAAATGTTCTGATCTTGAGCAACAGCTCAGCGAATCTGAGAGTAAATTCGTCACTTCAAGTGAACAAATAAAGTTGCTGGAAGAGCACGTCCAACAACAAGCAGCTTCTTcagcagaaaaagaaaagcaGCTTGAAGAAGCAGTGAACAGTGTAGAAACATACAAAGAGAAGATAAATGAGCTGCAATCTTCTCTGGATTCCTCAGCATCTAAAACTCAGCTACTTGAACAAGAAGTCAAGGATCTGACTGACAGATACTCACAGCATCAAGAACAATCTCATTCGGTTCGTGAAAGAAGTCTTGAACTGGAGAGCTTGCTTCACACATCAAAGTCTGATGCTGATGGTGCACACTCCCGGAGACAGGAGCTGGAACAGGAGCTTGAAACCACACAAGCAAAGTTCAATGAGGTTGAATCAGAACTAGAACAGTATAGAAGCAAGGTTTCTCACCTTTCCGATGATCTGGAAGCTTACCAAACAAAAGCAGCCAGTCTTGAGGCTGTGATGGAAGCTGCAAGTGAAAAGGAGAAGGAGCTTATGGACTCACTGATTCAAATCACCGAAGAAAAGAAGAAACTTGAGGAACTAACAGCAGAGTATGAAGAAAAACTTCAAGAGCACTTGAAGGAAAAGGAAGGTTTTGAAGAGAGGGTTCAGACTCAAGAATCGAAGGTGCTTGACTTAGAAGAACTGTTGGCGAAacttagagaagaaaaagaaagtggCGAGAACGCCATTGCTGATCTTAACCTGCAACTCTCCAATAAGAACGACATGTACCTGGAATTGGAGTCCCAGTTAAGCCAGGCTGGGGACGATCATAGCAAAACAAGATCACTTCTCTCTGATGCACACTCACACAAAGAGGAACTAGAGTTAAGTTTGAAATCTCTTAATGATCTGCACACGGAATCCAAAACAGCTGCGGAGTCTGCAATGCAGAGGACTGCAGAGCTTGAAACTCAAGTTCAGGAATTAAGTGCTGCTGAAGAGAGTCTGAAGCTACAGCTTGCTGAGTTTGAGTCAAAGCTAGCATCTGCTGAGAAGAAGAGCGCAGATCTTGAGCAAGAGCTTAAAGATGCGGCAGATGAACGCAATGATTTCCGTGTGAAGGTTGATGAACTTTCTGGGGAAGTTGAAGCATACAAGGAGAAATCAGCAAGTCTTGAGGCTTTATTAGCAGAAGCCAACCAGAAGGAGGATGAGTTGTCTGCGAAGTTGGCTCAAGCTAATGAAGAGAAGGAGCAATATGAAGAACTGTCAAAGAAGGCCACCACAGCGCATTTGGAAGCGGAGAAGCAAGTCCAGACTTTACAGGGTGACCTAGAATCTGCCAGGAGTAAAATGGAAGAGGTGGAGAATGATCTTCAGGCCCTGGGTGTTAGAGAAAGCTCAGTACTTGAGAAGCTTAAATCTGCAGAGGAGCAGCTTGAGCACAGTGGGAGAGCACTGGAACATACTACTTCCAAGAAGATTGATCTGGAATCTCTGTACCAGTCTTTACTTGAAGATACAGAGACGAAGCTCCAACAAGCAGGGGACAACCTGACACAAAAGGAGACCCAATGTCAGCAACTGTCCGAAAAGTTGAAGTTGGCCGAGGAACAAGTTGCTTCTTATGAAGCAAAAGCTACTGCGTCCACTGAAGAGGTGGAATCCATGAAGGTGGAGCTTGAAGCCTTTGAAAATGAGATCGCTACTCATGAGACCACCATTGAGGAACTCAAGACCAAGGTTTCCAATGCTGAGTCAAAGGCTGAAGAGGCGTTGGCTGAGAATGCGGCAATGAGTGGTGGAAATCAGGCCCTGAAAGAGGAACTTGATGCTAAGCTAGCCATGCTTCAGGAATTGCAAGAGCAGTTTAACTCTACTCATGCTGAAAAGGAAGATGTTGCTACGAAGCTAGCTGAGCATGGAAGAACGATAGAACAATTGACTGAGGTGCACAGTAGAGGCTTAGAGCTTCAGTCTGCAGCTGAATCAAGGAATGCAGAAGTTGAAGCTCAAATGCGTGAAGCTCATGAGACAATAGAACGGAAAGATTCAGAAATGAAAGACTTGAATGAGAGGCTGACTGCACTTCAGTCTGAGACTGAAAGTTTGATGCATGTGAATGAAGCCTTGAAACAGGAAATCAGTGCTAAGTTGGTCTTGGTTGACGAGCTGCAGGAGAAATTTGCGTCCCTGAGTTCCGATAAAGAAGCAGCTGCAGAGAAGCTGGCTGTTCACGAGGAAACAATAAAACATTTGACTGAGGCGCACACAAGAAGCTTGGAACTCCACTCTGCAGCTGAATCAAAGAATGGGGATACTGAAGTTAAGCTGCATGAAGCCCTCGAGACAATAGCACAGAGAGAAGCTGAAGTTAAAGACTTGAGCAAGAAGCTGGATGCTCTTGAAATCGAGTTGGGATATTATGAAGAGCAGGCAACTGAAGCTGCTGCCAATGAAGAAAATCATAAGGTTAAATTTGATGAAGCTGTACACAAACTAAAGAACTTAGAAGCACAACTTGCAGAAACACAAAACAAGGTTGAACTTTTCCATGCAGAGAAGGAAAACTTGATTAGTGCAAATAGTAGTTTGAACGAGGAGTTGGAAGTACATCAGAGCAAGCTGAATGAATTGCAGCTGGCACTTACTGCTGCACTAGCAGAAAAGCAGGGGTCATTGGAAGAGACTCACTCATTGCGTAAAACACTCGATGGCATGATTCAACGCAAAGAGGAACTAGAAAGCCAG GTCTCTTCTACTCTGGAAGAGCATGAAGAACTGAAGGGCAAGTACCAAAGTACACTGGAAGAGAAGCAGATTTTGAATGAAAAATATGAAACTGCAAAGAAGGAGCTTGACGAAGCAATAATCAAGTTGGATGAGCAAATCAATTTGGAAAAGTCTGAAAAAGAATTTCATATTTCAAAACTCGAGAGACAAATTACAATGTCTGAGCTAAAATACATGGAGGAG ATCCAGACCATGCAAGTTGAAACAACTGAAAAGAATGAAGCACTTACAACCAAGATGCAAGAGCATGCAAACTTAGTCCAACAAAAAGATGAGTTGGAGCAACAATTGCTGGAAGTTAGGAAGGAACTGGATGCTGCTTACCATACCATAGCAAATCAG GAAGAGCAAGCTTCAGTGAGGGAGATAAAGTGGGATGCTTTTAAGACGTATTCAGCGGATCAATTAGAAGCCCAGAAGAAACATGCTGCAGAGCTTGAAGTACAGATATCAGCTCTTAAGCAAGAGCTGCAAGAATCTGAGATCGCTTCCAAGCACAAG GTTGCAGAGCTCAACAAGCTGAGTCAAAATCTGAGCAAGAGTGCTGAAATGGAGAAGAAGGTTCAGGACCTTGagcagaagttgcagctagctTATTCCAAATCCGAGGAACag GCAAAGGATGCAGTGGTATCATCGAGATCCCGAGAATTCAGCCTCGACTCGGCAACAGTGCAAAACAAACAACATGACAGGTCTCAGGCTCCTGCCACGGTCTCCCCAGCCCCTGCGCTCCAAGAAATGCGAGAACCTTCTGGTATCATGGCCTTCAAGTTCATCATTGGCGTCGCCCTGCTGTCCGTGATCATCGGTGTTTTCCTTGGAAAGAAATACTAG